In Streptomyces sannanensis, the DNA window CACAGGCCTGCACCGGCGAGCGGGTGGCTCTGGCGTTGCGCCCGCTGGGCGGGCGCTTCCCGCAGCCGCCGGCCGGATTCGCCGACTACGCCGTCGAGGTGCCGAGCCAGGGCGACCGTTTCACTCCGTACGCGCCGGTGGACCCGGACGCGCCCGCACTGGTCGTCGCGGGCCGGGAAATGACAGCCGCACAAGTGGTCGAACAGGCGCGCACCGACGCATCCGAGCTCGACCTGGGCCCCGGTTCGCGGCTGCTGTCGGGGCTGGCATACGACACCTGGCAGGGCCTGTCGTCAGGACTTTTCGCGCCGCTCGCCTCGGGCGGCTCGGTGGTGCTCTGCCGCCATCTGGACCGGCTCCCGCAAGAGGACCTGGACAAACGGATCGAAAGTGAACGGGTCACTCACACCGCCCGGTAATACCGCAAACGGCGCCGAGTCCATACATGATCGACGGTACGCACCGCCGACCCATGAAGGATGGACGCTGACGTGAGCGACAGCGACGACACCGGCTCCACCGGAGGCGACACCTCCGGGGAGCCGCCGGCCAGGCGAGAACGGCACTGGCTGCGCCGGACCGCCCTGGGCGCCTCGGTCGTCGTACTCGCCGCAGCCGGCGCCGGCTGGTGGCTCTACCGCAAGCTCGACTCCAACATCACCACGGACACCAGCGCCGCGGGGGAGCTGTCACGGTACGAGAAGGAGCGTCCGCCCCCGGGCGCGCTGCACGCACGGAACATCCTTGTCATCGGCTCCGACTCGCGCGCGGGGCAGGACGATTCCGAGTACGGACGCAACACGGGGACCCAGCGGTCCGACACCGTGATCCTGCTGCACCTGTCGACACGCCGGAAGAGTGTGACGGCGGTGTCCGTACCGCGCGACCTGATGGTGAGGATCCCCAGCTGCCGCAAGCCCGACGGCACCCGTACCCGGGAGCAACTCGCACAGTTCAACTGGTCTTTCATGTACGGCGGAGCGGCGTGCACGATCCGTAC includes these proteins:
- a CDS encoding TIGR03089 family protein; this translates as MNASDRTPADLLRSALAADPARPLVTFYDDTTGERVELSVATFANWVAKTANLLQDDLGATPGDRLALLLPAHWQSAVWLLACSSVGVVADVQGDPAAADLVVSGPDTLPAAQACTGERVALALRPLGGRFPQPPAGFADYAVEVPSQGDRFTPYAPVDPDAPALVVAGREMTAAQVVEQARTDASELDLGPGSRLLSGLAYDTWQGLSSGLFAPLASGGSVVLCRHLDRLPQEDLDKRIESERVTHTAR